In Juglans regia cultivar Chandler chromosome 13, Walnut 2.0, whole genome shotgun sequence, the following proteins share a genomic window:
- the LOC109019570 gene encoding uncharacterized protein At3g61260 produces the protein MRSVEDKGCYDHAGPTQEISASSATSFDFHKGNVATRNHRTALGKPTPSKWDDAQKWLVGLSRVGEKNQSSKAKPRNSNADDLRLIAPVPQKEQGYSSGEDEGEEEQDGYDVSGMTAQLEVETKKVDESVWRINKPLENSTPVVRSICVRDMGTEMTPVASQQPSRTATPIRATTPAARSPIASGSSTPVGCQNGKQAAEGYHAGLTSTDGRGEAIPIGRGNDTSREFEGDSNACNMPENNNSDHARTTNSLESRAMAWDEAERAKYMARYKREEVKIQAWENHVKRKAEIEMRKMEVKAERLKARAQERLANKLSATKRIAEEKRANAEAKLNEKAMRTSERADYIRRTGHLPPTFSFKLPSFCW, from the exons ATGAGATCTGTAGAGGACAAGGGGTGCTATGACCATGCAGGCCCAACGCAGGAGATTTCAGCGAGTAGTGCCACTAGTTTTGATTTTCACAAAGGGAATGTAGCTACTCGCAATCATAGGACTGCCCTGGGCAAACCGACACCATCAAAATGGGACGATGCACAAAAATGGTTGGTGGGGTTGTCAAGAGTGGGAGAGAAAAACCAATCATCGAAAGCCAAGCCACGAAATTCTAATGCCGATGACCTGAGACTAATAGCTCCCGTTCCTCAAAAGGAGCAGGGTTATTCGAGTGGTGAGGATGAAGGTGAAGAAGAACAAGATGGATATGATGTTTCTGGAATGACAGCTCAACTTGAAGTTGAAACAAAGAAGGTCGATGAGTCAGTTTGGCGTATCAATAAGCCTTTAGAGAATTCAACACCAGTTGTGCGATCCATATGTGTGAGGGATATGGGGACTGAGATGACCCCAGTTGCAAGCCAACAGCCTTCAAGAACTGCCACCCCCATCAGAGCTACAACTCCTGCAGCAAGGAGTCCAATAGCTTCGGGATCCTCCACCCCAGTTGGGTGTCAAAATGGAAAGCAGGCTGCTGAGGGCTATCACGCTGGTCTAACATCCACTGATGGCAGAGGAGAAGCCATTCCTATCGGCAGGGGAAATGACACAAGCAGAGAGTTTGAGGGAGACTCAAATGCTTGCAACATGCCTGAGAACAATAATTCAGATCATGCTAGAACAACGAATTCTCTAGAAAGCAGAGCAATGGCCTGGGATGAAGCAGAACGTGCCAAATACATGGCAAG GTATAAGCGTGAAGAGGTGAAGATACAAGCCTGGGAAAATCATGTGAAGAGGAAAGCTGAGATAGAAATGAGGAAAATGGAG GTGAAAGCTGAGAGATTGAAAGCTAGGGCACAAGAGAGGTTGGCGAACAAACTTTCTGCGACTAAAAGAATAGCTGAAGAAAAGCGTGCTAATGCAGAGGCCAAGCTGAATGAGAAAGCTATGCGGACTTCTGAGAGAGCAGACTATATAAGAAGGACTGGTCACTTGCCCCCCACTTTCTCCTTCAAGTTGCCTTCCTTTTGCTGGTAG